The Pygocentrus nattereri isolate fPygNat1 chromosome 2, fPygNat1.pri, whole genome shotgun sequence genome has a window encoding:
- the ppp1r14bb gene encoding protein phosphatase 1, regulatory (inhibitor) subunit 14Bb: protein MAAVTSPESSPQPRVYFQTPPGTEETETPVRKQGRVTVKYDRKELRKRLNLEEWIIDQLTELYDCEEEAIPELEIDVDELLDMQNDVDRAARVKDLLVDCYKPTEDFVSELLDKIRGMQKLSTPQKK from the exons ATGGCGGCGGTAACTAGTCCAGAATCGAGCCCCCAGCCTCGGGTTTACTTCCAAACACCTCCCGGTACCGAAGAAACCGAGACGCCGGTTAGAAAACAAGGACGAGTGACGGTTAAATACGACCGAAAGGAGCTGAGAAAGAGACTCAATCTGGAGGAGTGGATCATAGACCAGCTAACGGAGCTGTACGACTGCGAG gaGGAGGCCATTCCTGAGCTGGAGATTGATGTTGATGAGTTATTGGACATGCAGAATGATGTAGATCGTGCTGCACGTGTTAAG GATCTGTTGGTAGACTGTTACAAACCTACTGAA GACTTTGTATCCGAGTTGCTGGATAAAATTCGCGGGATGCAGAAGCTCAGCACTCCTCAGAAGAAATAA